A portion of the Bacteroidales bacterium genome contains these proteins:
- a CDS encoding ATPase, whose amino-acid sequence MGISGVYSEESSYLYKGDDTNDGLQIDLLIDRQDGVINICEIKFYAGEFSIDKSYATVLRNKINGFKIQTGTKKTVLLTFISTFGVKQNIHSIGLVDNNLNLSALFSNTE is encoded by the coding sequence ATGGGTATCAGCGGTGTTTACTCAGAAGAATCGAGCTATTTATATAAAGGTGATGATACCAATGATGGGTTACAGATTGATCTTTTAATCGATAGGCAGGATGGGGTGATAAATATCTGCGAAATTAAATTTTATGCTGGTGAATTCTCTATTGATAAGTCGTATGCTACTGTACTCAGAAATAAAATTAACGGATTTAAAATTCAAACTGGAACAAAAAAGACTGTTCTACTTACATTTATAAGCACCTTTGGGGTTAAGCAAAATATTCACAGCATCGGATTAGTGGACAATAACCTGAATCTGAGTGCGCTTTTCAGCAATACTGAATAG
- the carA gene encoding glutamine-hydrolyzing carbamoyl-phosphate synthase small subunit, with protein sequence MDNIKAKLILEDGTSLIGNSFGYQGASAGELVFNTAMTGYPESLTDASYRGQILVATYPLIGNYGVPGKATENDIFQFWESDRIQVSGLVVAEYSECYSHWNAQMSLSQWLIEHKIPAISGIDTRVLTKKLREKGTTLAKIEFDKEIPFIDPNQEDLVGQVSVKERKVYGNGKYRITLVDCGIKNNIIRCLISRDTIVTRVPYNYNFNNNDWDGLFLSNGPGDPKMNEITIKNLKKALEGNKPIMGICLGNQLMALAAGADTYKLPYGHRSHNQPVIMKGTDRCFITSQNHGFAIDQKTLPDEWEVLFENANDGTCEGIKHKTKPFFAAQFHPEAAGGPTDTEFLFDEFLSLIEKNKK encoded by the coding sequence ATGGATAATATAAAAGCAAAACTGATTCTTGAAGATGGCACTTCACTAATAGGCAACTCCTTTGGATATCAAGGGGCTTCAGCAGGTGAGTTGGTCTTCAATACGGCAATGACAGGTTACCCTGAAAGTCTTACAGATGCTTCGTACCGAGGGCAAATACTGGTTGCCACCTATCCACTTATTGGAAACTACGGCGTCCCTGGAAAGGCAACCGAAAATGATATCTTTCAGTTCTGGGAATCGGATAGAATTCAAGTTTCAGGATTGGTTGTTGCTGAATATAGCGAATGCTATAGCCACTGGAATGCACAAATGAGTCTCTCGCAATGGCTAATTGAGCATAAAATTCCCGCTATCTCGGGGATTGACACCCGAGTACTGACTAAGAAATTGCGAGAAAAAGGGACAACACTTGCTAAAATTGAATTTGATAAAGAGATTCCATTCATCGACCCTAATCAGGAGGATCTAGTTGGGCAAGTATCAGTAAAAGAAAGAAAAGTTTATGGGAACGGAAAATATCGGATTACACTAGTTGATTGCGGTATTAAGAATAATATTATCAGATGCCTGATAAGCAGAGATACCATTGTTACTAGGGTTCCATACAATTACAATTTCAATAACAATGATTGGGATGGCCTTTTTCTATCGAATGGACCGGGTGATCCTAAGATGAATGAAATTACCATAAAGAATCTTAAAAAGGCTTTGGAGGGTAATAAGCCAATTATGGGAATTTGCCTTGGAAACCAGCTTATGGCTCTAGCTGCAGGTGCCGATACCTATAAGCTTCCCTATGGTCATCGGAGTCATAATCAACCTGTAATTATGAAAGGTACAGATAGGTGCTTTATTACCTCCCAAAATCATGGATTTGCAATAGATCAAAAAACACTGCCCGATGAATGGGAGGTACTTTTTGAAAATGCCAACGATGGTACCTGTGAGGGCATTAAGCATAAAACAAAACCTTTCTTTGCAGCTCAGTTTCACCCTGAAGCAGCAGGAGGACCTACGGATACTGAGTTTCTATTTGATGAATTTTTATCATTAATTGAAAAAAATAAGAAATAA
- the carB gene encoding carbamoyl-phosphate synthase (glutamine-hydrolyzing) large subunit, whose protein sequence is MKSQYKKILVLGSGALKIGEAGEFDYSGSQALKALKEEDIKTVLINPNIATVQTSKGIADKVYFLPVTPYFVEKVIEKERPDGIYLSFGGQTALNCGTTLYNTGVLSKYNIEVLGTPVETIINTENRELFAGKLREIDVKTPKSIAVESIEDAIGAAKTIGFPLIIRAAFTLGGQGSGFCSNDEELKALATNAFSYSSQILVEESLKGWKEVEYEVVRDRFDNCITVCNMENLDPLGIHTGESIVVAPSQTLSNSEYHKLRTLAIKIIRHLGVVGECNVQYALDPDSEDYRVIEVNARLSRSSALASKATGYPLAFIAAKLGLGYGLHQLKNSVTQTTTACFEPALDYIVVKIPRWDLNKFQGVTREIGSSMKSVGEVMAIGRTFEEAIQKGLRMVGQGMHGLVANPKISYSDLEESLSHPTDQRIFAVAEALEKGWSIEKIHKLTAIDVWFLEKLANITTFKQTLEKIKSIDNLDFDTLYIAKRMGFSDFQLARLIFNPLPIEIESYQNIVREYRKKLGIYPVVKQIDTLAAEYPSSTAYMYITYNGSENDVIYDKKDKSVIVLGSGAYRIGSSVEFDWCTVSAVNEIRKMGYRSVMINYNPETVSTDYDICDRLYFDELTFERVLDIIEIEKPIGVIVSVGGQIPNNLAMRLYNAGIKILGTTPENIDRAEDRQKFSEMLDRLLIDQPRWKQLSTFDEVEKFVGEVGYPVLIRPSYILSGSAMNVVSNSYELKDYLQLAANVSKNHPVVVSEFIEGAKEIEYDAVANNGEVMMDAISEHVEFAGVHSGDATLVFPPQKLYFETIRRIRKIARNIAKELNITGPFNMQLLAKNNDVKVIECNLRASRSFPFVSKVLGYNFIGAATNFMLGRMPNSLPPSMFEIDHVGIKASQFSFSRLSKADPILGVEMASTGEVGCIGNDFDDALIKAMLSVGHRIPQKSILISSGPLRSKIALVEPLILLQQQGFTIYATKGTAKFMKENGVSAIPVAWPDESDSPNSIELIKNRQVEMVINVPKNLSRKELDNDYSIRRSAIDFNVPLITNARLASAFLFAICNKKIEDLDIRSWDEYI, encoded by the coding sequence ATGAAAAGTCAATATAAAAAGATACTTGTGCTCGGTTCAGGAGCACTGAAAATAGGCGAAGCTGGCGAATTTGACTATAGCGGTTCACAAGCATTGAAAGCGTTGAAAGAGGAGGATATTAAAACTGTTCTTATCAATCCAAATATTGCTACAGTTCAAACCAGTAAAGGGATTGCAGATAAGGTGTATTTTCTTCCTGTAACGCCCTATTTTGTTGAAAAGGTTATTGAGAAGGAACGACCGGATGGGATTTATCTCTCATTTGGAGGTCAAACAGCCTTGAACTGTGGCACAACTCTCTATAACACCGGTGTACTCTCAAAGTATAATATTGAGGTATTAGGTACACCTGTTGAAACTATTATCAATACAGAAAATCGTGAACTATTTGCTGGTAAACTCAGGGAAATTGACGTTAAAACACCCAAGAGTATTGCAGTTGAAAGTATTGAGGATGCAATTGGAGCAGCGAAAACAATTGGATTTCCGCTAATTATTCGTGCTGCATTTACACTTGGCGGTCAAGGTAGTGGATTCTGCTCCAATGATGAGGAACTCAAGGCACTTGCAACTAATGCATTCTCATACTCATCGCAAATACTTGTTGAAGAATCGCTTAAAGGGTGGAAAGAGGTTGAATACGAGGTGGTGCGTGATAGATTTGATAATTGTATTACGGTTTGTAATATGGAAAACCTAGATCCTCTTGGAATTCATACCGGGGAAAGTATTGTTGTTGCTCCATCGCAAACACTATCGAACTCGGAATATCACAAACTGAGAACACTAGCTATAAAGATAATTCGACACTTAGGTGTTGTTGGAGAGTGTAATGTTCAATACGCACTCGACCCCGATAGTGAGGATTATAGAGTAATTGAAGTGAATGCCCGCTTATCTCGCTCATCAGCATTGGCTTCAAAGGCCACAGGCTACCCGTTAGCTTTTATAGCTGCCAAATTAGGTTTAGGTTATGGGTTACATCAACTTAAGAATTCAGTTACACAAACCACTACCGCTTGCTTTGAGCCAGCCCTTGACTATATAGTAGTTAAGATACCAAGATGGGACTTAAATAAATTCCAAGGGGTAACCCGCGAGATTGGCTCGTCGATGAAAAGCGTTGGTGAGGTAATGGCGATAGGAAGAACATTTGAAGAGGCTATTCAAAAAGGGTTGAGAATGGTTGGACAGGGAATGCATGGATTGGTTGCCAACCCAAAGATATCATACTCAGACCTTGAGGAATCACTCTCCCACCCTACCGATCAACGAATTTTTGCAGTAGCAGAGGCTTTAGAAAAAGGGTGGTCCATTGAAAAGATTCATAAGCTGACCGCAATTGATGTCTGGTTTTTAGAGAAATTGGCAAACATAACAACCTTTAAACAAACGCTAGAGAAAATAAAATCAATAGATAATCTTGATTTTGACACCCTGTACATTGCAAAACGAATGGGATTCTCTGATTTTCAACTTGCGAGATTAATTTTCAATCCATTACCAATTGAAATTGAGAGTTATCAAAATATCGTAAGAGAGTATCGAAAAAAATTAGGGATATATCCTGTAGTTAAACAAATTGACACACTTGCTGCTGAATATCCCTCATCAACAGCATACATGTATATAACCTATAATGGGAGTGAAAATGATGTAATCTATGATAAAAAGGATAAATCTGTTATAGTACTGGGTTCAGGAGCATATCGAATTGGTAGTTCCGTTGAATTCGACTGGTGCACAGTAAGCGCAGTGAATGAAATCCGAAAAATGGGATACAGATCCGTAATGATTAATTACAATCCCGAAACGGTAAGCACCGATTACGATATCTGTGATCGGCTTTACTTCGATGAGCTAACCTTTGAGCGTGTTCTAGATATTATTGAGATTGAGAAACCTATCGGTGTAATCGTTTCAGTTGGCGGTCAAATTCCCAATAATCTGGCAATGAGGTTGTATAATGCAGGGATCAAAATTTTAGGCACAACTCCAGAAAACATTGATAGAGCCGAAGATCGGCAAAAATTTTCCGAGATGCTTGACAGGTTGCTGATTGACCAACCTCGTTGGAAACAACTCTCAACCTTTGATGAGGTCGAAAAATTTGTTGGTGAGGTTGGATACCCCGTTTTGATTCGCCCATCATATATACTCTCCGGTTCAGCGATGAATGTTGTTTCAAACTCTTATGAATTAAAGGACTATCTTCAATTAGCGGCGAATGTATCAAAGAATCACCCTGTGGTGGTCAGTGAATTTATCGAAGGTGCAAAAGAGATTGAATACGATGCTGTTGCTAACAATGGTGAAGTGATGATGGATGCAATATCGGAACATGTTGAGTTTGCAGGGGTTCACTCAGGAGACGCAACATTGGTATTTCCACCCCAAAAATTGTACTTCGAAACCATTCGTAGAATACGTAAGATTGCACGCAATATTGCAAAGGAGCTAAATATCACAGGGCCTTTCAACATGCAACTACTTGCAAAGAACAATGATGTTAAAGTGATTGAATGTAATCTTCGCGCAAGTCGTAGTTTCCCTTTTGTTTCAAAGGTACTTGGATACAATTTTATTGGAGCGGCAACCAACTTTATGCTAGGCAGAATGCCTAACTCTTTACCACCATCGATGTTTGAGATTGATCATGTGGGAATTAAAGCTTCACAGTTTTCGTTTAGTCGACTTTCAAAAGCCGACCCAATACTTGGCGTTGAAATGGCCTCAACAGGTGAGGTGGGTTGTATCGGCAACGATTTTGATGATGCTCTGATTAAAGCAATGCTTTCAGTTGGTCATCGAATTCCACAGAAAAGCATTCTGATTTCATCAGGTCCATTAAGATCGAAGATTGCACTTGTTGAACCATTAATTCTCTTGCAACAGCAAGGGTTTACAATCTATGCAACCAAAGGGACCGCTAAGTTTATGAAAGAAAATGGAGTAAGTGCAATCCCTGTTGCTTGGCCTGATGAATCTGACTCGCCTAATAGTATAGAACTTATCAAAAATCGTCAAGTTGAAATGGTAATCAATGTTCCAAAGAATTTATCGAGAAAAGAGCTAGATAACGACTACTCAATACGCCGCTCAGCTATCGATTTCAATGTACCATTAATAACAAATGCCCGACTTGCCTCAGCATTTCTATTTGCTATCTGCAATAAGAAGATTGAGGATCTGGATATTAGAAGTTGGGATGAGTATATATAA
- a CDS encoding M28 family peptidase produces the protein MNYKTLLLQLSAILLIAVGCSPRSDKDVIADIYKTASCDSTSYHNLRILSKNYPNRLCGTSISIKAIEYMKEVMEGEKFDTVYLQECTVTHWDRGAKEVGTVYSSKKDKINLAVCALGNSVGTSANGIKAEVVEVKSFEELDELGERIVKGKIVFFNKPMDPNKINSFEAYGEVVGFRFAGASVAAKYGAAAILVRSCTTAIDTFPHTGVMRYRDSKEIPAFAVSTVHADILSKLLKEDSTLSLYLKSDCKFLSDEKSYNVIGEIKGSEFSDEIITVGGHLDTWDITEGAHDDGGGCVQSIDVWRIFSKIGYHPKRTLRVVIFMDEEMNQRGGRKYAEMARLNNEKHIFALESDGGCDKPIGFSLETDDINFRKVELYSSFFKPYGINNFINEGSGVDIGFLKDQNTVLAELMADPTHYFDYHHSGYDTFERINKDFLEQGSATMASLIYLVDRYGLK, from the coding sequence ATGAACTATAAGACTCTCCTTTTACAACTAAGTGCAATTTTATTAATTGCTGTTGGGTGTTCACCCAGAAGCGATAAGGATGTCATCGCAGATATTTATAAAACTGCAAGTTGCGACTCAACTTCTTATCATAATCTTAGAATTCTAAGTAAGAATTACCCGAATAGACTTTGTGGTACTTCAATTTCAATTAAGGCAATTGAGTATATGAAGGAGGTGATGGAGGGCGAGAAATTTGATACAGTTTACCTTCAGGAATGCACTGTTACACATTGGGATAGGGGAGCAAAGGAAGTAGGTACAGTATACTCTTCAAAAAAGGATAAAATTAACCTTGCAGTTTGTGCTTTAGGAAATTCAGTTGGCACATCGGCAAATGGCATTAAAGCGGAGGTTGTTGAGGTAAAATCCTTTGAGGAATTGGATGAGTTGGGCGAAAGGATTGTGAAAGGGAAAATAGTATTCTTCAACAAGCCCATGGATCCTAATAAAATAAATTCGTTTGAGGCATACGGGGAGGTAGTTGGATTTAGATTTGCGGGAGCATCCGTTGCTGCAAAATATGGTGCAGCGGCTATTTTGGTAAGATCGTGTACAACTGCAATTGACACTTTTCCACATACTGGTGTTATGAGGTATAGAGATTCTAAGGAAATCCCTGCTTTTGCTGTTTCTACAGTACATGCTGATATTCTGAGTAAACTACTTAAAGAAGATTCTACCCTAAGCCTTTACCTAAAATCCGATTGTAAATTTTTAAGCGATGAAAAATCCTACAATGTTATTGGTGAGATAAAGGGTAGCGAGTTCTCCGATGAGATAATTACTGTTGGTGGACATCTTGATACTTGGGATATTACGGAGGGTGCTCACGATGATGGTGGTGGTTGCGTTCAATCCATTGATGTTTGGCGTATTTTTAGTAAAATTGGATATCATCCAAAAAGAACACTTAGAGTTGTAATATTTATGGACGAGGAGATGAATCAACGCGGAGGAAGAAAGTATGCTGAAATGGCTCGTTTAAATAACGAGAAACATATTTTTGCACTTGAATCCGATGGTGGTTGTGATAAGCCTATTGGTTTTTCTTTAGAAACGGATGATATTAATTTTAGGAAAGTAGAACTTTATAGTAGTTTTTTTAAACCCTATGGTATTAATAATTTTATAAACGAGGGAAGCGGAGTGGATATTGGGTTTTTGAAGGATCAAAATACTGTTTTAGCAGAATTAATGGCAGATCCAACTCATTATTTCGATTATCACCATAGCGGTTACGATACGTTTGAAAGGATTAACAAGGATTTTCTAGAACAGGGTAGTGCTACAATGGCATCGCTAATTTACTTGGTGGATAGGTATGGGTTAAAGTAA
- a CDS encoding lipocalin family protein, whose protein sequence is MKTVDKIDLERYMGKWYEIARFPHSFEKGLVGVSATYSLKKNGKVEVINQGFKESLSGKLKRAKGFAKVPDPNVPGRFMVYFFWPFGGEYLILDLDENYQYVLVGSSSKNYLWILSRSIKMDEPTYNILINKVESLGFDTSRLEKVPQ, encoded by the coding sequence ATGAAAACTGTTGATAAAATAGATTTGGAACGTTATATGGGTAAATGGTACGAGATTGCTCGATTCCCTCACTCATTTGAGAAAGGGTTGGTTGGAGTTTCAGCAACCTACTCACTAAAGAAAAACGGGAAGGTAGAGGTTATAAATCAAGGATTCAAAGAATCGTTATCGGGCAAACTGAAACGTGCAAAAGGGTTTGCCAAAGTACCCGATCCTAATGTTCCAGGTAGGTTTATGGTATATTTTTTCTGGCCTTTCGGGGGGGAGTATTTGATTCTTGATTTGGACGAAAACTATCAGTATGTATTGGTTGGTAGCTCCTCTAAAAATTATCTTTGGATATTAAGTCGATCAATAAAAATGGATGAGCCTACCTATAATATTTTAATCAATAAAGTCGAATCTTTAGGATTTGATACTTCAAGACTTGAAAAAGTTCCTCAATAA
- a CDS encoding long-chain fatty acid--CoA ligase yields the protein MAATRTFDILEHGIDIYNGRTVLAYKQNGKWIEYDIHAYKENSDNLSYGLMALGLKKGDKIATVSNNRPEWNFVDMAAGQAGMVHVPIYSTISNDEYKHILSHSESKIIFVENKLLYDKIKPLVSDIPELIGIYTFTKFDDIPFWEDISKNGKVVANQFKDELKVIKDSIQPDDIASIIYTSGTTGLSKGVMLSHKNFLSNVVATSPRLPLKAGDRTLSFLPLCHVLERMVNYIFQYTGMTIYYAESMATIGDNIRELKINAFCGVPRVLETVYNKIIAKGKDLSGIKKFIFFWAVNLGLRYEFNGKNGFLYELQLKVARKLIFSKWLEALGGEMKLIISGGAALQPRLARVFWAAGIPVLEGYGLTETSPVISVNHFQAPNSVRFGSVGPILENVQVVIAEDGEILMKGPNLMKGYFKDPDLTNQSIDDDGWFHTGDIGHIDDDRFLVITDRKKEIFKMSNGKYIAPQVIENKIKESFFIEQAMIVGENEKFVSALISPNFSFLHDWCSRHKVHFENNKELITMPEVIARYQKEVNVINKQLGEFEQIKRFRMVTEQWSSQTGELSPTLKLRRKILYDRYQNILEEIFGKNIEARGV from the coding sequence ATGGCAGCAACCAGAACATTTGATATTCTTGAACACGGTATCGACATTTATAATGGAAGAACCGTTCTTGCATATAAACAAAATGGAAAATGGATTGAATATGATATCCATGCATACAAAGAAAATTCTGATAACCTTAGTTATGGGTTAATGGCTTTAGGCCTAAAGAAAGGCGATAAAATTGCTACAGTTTCAAATAATAGGCCAGAGTGGAATTTTGTAGATATGGCTGCCGGTCAAGCAGGAATGGTGCATGTACCAATTTACTCAACAATAAGTAACGATGAGTATAAGCACATTTTATCGCACTCTGAGTCAAAAATAATTTTTGTTGAAAACAAATTGCTTTACGATAAAATTAAGCCTTTAGTATCTGACATACCCGAATTAATTGGAATCTATACATTTACTAAATTTGATGATATCCCTTTTTGGGAAGATATTTCCAAAAATGGGAAGGTAGTTGCCAATCAATTTAAAGATGAATTAAAAGTTATTAAAGACTCTATTCAACCTGACGATATTGCATCAATAATCTACACATCAGGAACTACAGGACTTTCAAAAGGAGTAATGCTTTCACACAAGAACTTTTTGAGTAATGTTGTCGCCACCTCTCCCCGGCTTCCTCTTAAAGCAGGCGACAGGACCTTAAGCTTCCTTCCCCTATGCCATGTGCTTGAAAGAATGGTAAATTATATTTTTCAATATACGGGAATGACCATTTACTATGCCGAAAGCATGGCAACTATAGGTGACAATATCAGGGAGCTAAAAATAAATGCCTTTTGTGGAGTACCTCGGGTATTAGAGACAGTTTATAATAAAATCATTGCCAAGGGAAAAGATTTATCGGGGATTAAGAAGTTTATCTTCTTTTGGGCTGTTAACCTAGGTCTTCGATATGAGTTTAATGGTAAAAATGGATTTCTATACGAATTACAACTTAAAGTTGCACGCAAACTTATTTTTAGCAAATGGCTTGAGGCTCTTGGTGGTGAGATGAAACTAATTATAAGTGGAGGAGCAGCCCTTCAACCCCGATTAGCCCGTGTTTTCTGGGCTGCTGGAATACCCGTGCTTGAAGGCTATGGTTTAACAGAAACATCCCCTGTTATCTCTGTAAATCATTTTCAAGCACCAAATAGCGTTCGATTTGGTTCCGTTGGGCCAATCTTGGAAAATGTTCAGGTAGTAATTGCTGAGGATGGTGAAATCCTTATGAAAGGCCCAAACTTGATGAAAGGATATTTCAAAGATCCAGACCTGACCAATCAATCTATTGACGATGATGGGTGGTTTCACACAGGTGATATAGGGCATATAGATGATGATCGATTTCTTGTAATCACCGACCGCAAAAAGGAAATATTCAAAATGTCAAATGGTAAATATATTGCTCCTCAGGTAATTGAGAATAAGATTAAAGAATCCTTTTTTATTGAACAAGCCATGATTGTTGGCGAGAACGAAAAATTTGTTAGCGCATTAATTTCTCCGAATTTTAGTTTCCTTCACGATTGGTGTTCAAGACATAAGGTTCATTTTGAGAACAATAAAGAGTTAATTACAATGCCCGAAGTGATTGCTCGTTACCAGAAAGAGGTAAATGTAATTAACAAACAACTTGGAGAATTCGAACAGATCAAACGTTTCCGCATGGTAACAGAGCAGTGGAGCTCTCAAACAGGAGAACTTTCACCTACCCTTAAACTTAGAAGAAAAATTCTATACGATAGATATCAAAATATCCTCGAAGAAATATTTGGTAAAAATATTGAGGCAAGGGGAGTGTAA
- a CDS encoding sodium:solute symporter has translation MSPTLIATIVSIYFLVLLVITYFTSRNATNHTFYLGNKRSPWYVIAFGMIGASLSGVTFMSVPGWVKDTQFTYMMVVFGYLAGYIIIATVLMPLYYRLNLTSIYSYLEGRFGNSTYKTGASFFLLSRVIGASLRMFIVVNVLQIFVFDAWDIPFFVTIIVFIISILIYTFKGGIRTIIWTDTLQTTFMLLAVVISIIFISKELQLSFGELISKVFHSDYSKIIETDWNSKRFFLKQFFSGAFIAITMTGLDQEMMQKNLSCRSLKDAQKNMFTFSSVLVFVNLMFMVLGAILVFYANSRGITVANTDDLFPTIAIQHLMPIAGIIFIIGLISAAYPSADGALTSLTTSFCIDILGLNKLKISDEKKIHFRYLVHLSFAVVLLLCIVIFRSLNDKAIIDNLFTVAGYTYGPLLGLYSFGMFTKWQVKDRWMPIVAILSPIICYCLSRYSIQLFWGYKFGFELIILNGGLTFFGLWLLRRKNT, from the coding sequence ATGTCACCAACCCTAATCGCAACAATTGTAAGCATCTATTTCTTGGTTTTACTTGTAATCACCTATTTTACCTCTAGGAATGCAACAAATCATACTTTTTATCTTGGGAATAAAAGATCTCCTTGGTATGTTATAGCCTTTGGAATGATTGGAGCATCGCTTTCGGGCGTAACGTTCATGTCGGTTCCGGGGTGGGTTAAAGACACTCAGTTTACCTACATGATGGTTGTTTTTGGATACCTAGCCGGATATATAATAATTGCCACAGTTCTAATGCCTTTGTACTATCGACTAAACCTTACCTCAATATATTCATACCTCGAAGGGCGATTCGGAAATTCAACCTATAAGACCGGTGCATCTTTTTTTCTTTTGTCGAGAGTTATAGGAGCATCATTGCGTATGTTTATTGTAGTAAACGTTTTGCAGATATTTGTTTTTGATGCATGGGATATACCATTCTTTGTTACAATTATCGTTTTTATTATTTCTATCCTTATCTACACTTTTAAAGGTGGAATCAGAACTATAATTTGGACAGATACACTCCAAACTACTTTTATGCTTCTGGCAGTAGTAATATCAATTATTTTTATTTCGAAGGAGTTGCAATTATCATTCGGCGAGTTGATTTCCAAGGTTTTTCACAGCGATTATTCAAAGATTATAGAAACTGATTGGAATAGTAAACGATTTTTTCTGAAACAGTTCTTTAGCGGTGCTTTTATAGCTATTACCATGACTGGTTTAGATCAGGAGATGATGCAAAAAAATCTTAGCTGTCGTTCGCTTAAGGATGCTCAAAAAAACATGTTCACTTTTAGTTCCGTTCTTGTATTCGTAAACTTAATGTTCATGGTTTTAGGGGCAATTCTTGTTTTTTATGCAAATTCTCGTGGTATCACTGTTGCCAATACCGATGATCTTTTCCCAACCATTGCAATTCAACACTTGATGCCAATTGCAGGTATTATCTTTATTATTGGGTTAATTTCCGCTGCGTACCCAAGCGCAGATGGTGCACTTACATCGCTTACAACCTCCTTCTGCATAGATATTTTGGGGTTGAATAAACTTAAGATTTCAGACGAAAAAAAGATTCACTTTCGCTATTTAGTACACCTATCATTTGCTGTCGTTTTGCTTCTTTGTATTGTAATTTTTAGAAGTTTAAATGATAAAGCTATTATCGATAACCTGTTTACTGTGGCAGGCTATACCTATGGTCCTTTGCTTGGCTTATATTCATTCGGGATGTTCACCAAATGGCAGGTTAAGGACAGATGGATGCCTATAGTTGCAATCTTATCGCCTATAATTTGTTACTGTTTAAGCAGATACTCAATTCAACTCTTTTGGGGCTATAAGTTTGGCTTTGAACTAATTATTTTAAATGGTGGTTTAACTTTTTTTGGGCTATGGCTGTTGAGACGAAAGAATACTTAA
- the recR gene encoding recombination protein RecR, with product MYVQNYPSKLLENAVEEFAKLPGIGRKTALRLVLHLLRQNTDDVDRFSQTITQLRHEVKHCKMCNNISDTDVCSICSNPRRDYATLCVVENIKDVMSIENTHQYNGLYFVLGGVISPMDGIGPADLKIDQLMNKIAEGNVKEIIMALSATMEGDTTNFFIYKKLKQYPVTISAIARGVAFGDELEFTDEITLGRAIINRVKFETTLAD from the coding sequence ATGTACGTTCAAAACTACCCATCGAAGCTACTTGAGAATGCAGTTGAGGAGTTTGCGAAGCTTCCGGGTATAGGAAGGAAAACTGCACTTAGGCTTGTGCTTCATCTATTGAGACAAAATACTGATGATGTTGATAGGTTCTCACAAACTATCACACAACTTCGGCATGAGGTTAAGCATTGTAAGATGTGCAATAATATTTCCGATACTGATGTTTGTTCTATATGTTCAAATCCACGACGCGATTATGCTACGCTTTGTGTGGTTGAAAATATTAAGGATGTAATGTCGATAGAGAATACGCATCAATATAATGGTCTATATTTTGTGCTAGGAGGAGTCATCAGCCCAATGGATGGAATTGGCCCTGCCGATCTTAAAATTGACCAATTGATGAACAAAATTGCCGAAGGAAACGTAAAGGAAATAATAATGGCACTTAGCGCTACTATGGAAGGTGATACAACTAATTTCTTTATTTACAAAAAGTTAAAACAATACCCCGTTACAATATCAGCAATTGCTAGAGGTGTAGCATTTGGGGATGAACTAGAGTTTACAGATGAAATTACACTTGGACGTGCAATAATCAATCGGGTGAAATTTGAAACGACATTAGCTGATTAG